A genomic stretch from Clostridia bacterium includes:
- a CDS encoding TIGR03936 family radical SAM-associated protein: protein MNIRLKFTKGNEVKYISHLDLMRVFQRAIRRTGIPISYSIGFNPHQEISFGAPLSLGVTSNAEYVDFKLSGTMDVEEIKDRLNSSLPEGIKILGGMKLRENSESAMSVVTHARYKIRINIENVAAEALNKSIEEFIAQDSIKVMKEQPKKGFALKEVDIRPMIVGMKLSEARENMYIIDCLLLSGSRGNLKPELLMMAFKEFTGYNIVGIRINREEVYAEKNNILVDLLEYES, encoded by the coding sequence ATGAATATAAGATTGAAATTTACAAAAGGGAACGAAGTAAAATATATATCTCATCTGGATCTTATGAGAGTATTCCAGCGGGCTATAAGGCGCACAGGCATACCCATATCATACAGCATCGGCTTCAACCCGCATCAGGAGATATCTTTCGGTGCTCCTTTATCCCTTGGAGTTACAAGTAATGCGGAATATGTAGATTTTAAACTGTCTGGGACAATGGATGTCGAGGAGATAAAAGACCGATTGAATAGTTCTCTTCCTGAAGGAATAAAAATTCTTGGAGGCATGAAACTGCGGGAAAACTCTGAGAGTGCAATGTCTGTTGTCACCCATGCAAGATACAAGATTAGGATTAATATTGAAAATGTTGCTGCTGAAGCCCTGAATAAGAGCATTGAAGAGTTCATCGCACAGGACAGTATTAAAGTCATGAAGGAGCAGCCCAAGAAGGGCTTTGCGCTTAAAGAGGTTGATATAAGACCAATGATTGTAGGTATGAAGCTCTCTGAGGCAAGAGAGAATATGTATATTATAGACTGTCTTCTCTTGAGCGGCAGCAGGGGGAATCTCAAGCCGGAATTATTAATGATGGCTTTCAAGGAATTTACAGGTTATAATATTGTTGGAATTAGGATAAACAGGGAAGAAGTTTATGCTGAGAAGAATAATATACTTGTTGATTTGCTGGAATATGAAAGCTGA